Part of the Synergistetes bacterium HGW-Synergistetes-1 genome, TGAGACATGTTATGATGTCCTCCTCAATTGCGAGACGGCTTGTTCCGGGTATCGGAGCACTCAAAAAATCCTGGATATGCTTTGAGCTTACGGACGAAAGCTTCAGCATAGCTTCAATGCAGAAGGAACCGCTTCTTGCGCCTGAATTCATGTTCGGCCTGAATATTGTGGGCCATTGTACATGGGTCATCGGGACGGTCCTTGGTTTCTACGGAACTTCTGTGCTGCCTCAGAACGTACAGGACAGTATGGGAATAGCGCTTTACGCGCTATTTATAGGGCTGTTGCTGCCTTCGGTGAGGAAGAGCAGATCCGCCCTGATCGTCGCAGCTGCTGGTATGGGGCTTAGCGCATTGATAAAATGGACACCCTGTTTTGCGGATATGAACAGAGGGATAGCAATTATGACTGCCACCGGGCTTGCTGCTCTCCTTGGAGCTGTCGTCTTCCCGCTGGAGAAGAAGAAGGAGGAGGTGCGCTGATGACAAAAATAATGATCCTTTCTGTCCTCATGATGTGCGTTACTGCTCCCTCAAGGATACTTCCGGTTTTTTTCCTTGGAGAGAGGAAGCTTCCTCCCTTTGTTGAGTCACTGCTGCATTACATCCCCTATGCAGTGCTAGGGGCTCTTATATTCCCTGACGTCCTAACGGCAACAGGCAGCCTATACAGCTCGGCGGCGGGAGCCATCACTGCGATAATTCTTGGCTGGTACGGCAGAGGCATCCTTGTCGTACTGGTCGGAGGGATACTCGCTACCTACATCTCCGGATATTTTTTCGGAATGTAGTCGATAGAAAAACATAGCGGTCGTAACTGTTTATCAGTTCCGACCGCATTTAATTTTTCGGCATCATGATCCGCTTTGTCGTTATTCTATCCGGACCGTTATATCAATGCCATCCTGTATCGCTTCTCAGGTCTTCCGACCTTTCTGTATGCATACTCTACTACTACTCTTTCATTCATCGTCAGGAATTCAAGATATCTTCTTGCTGTTGACCTTGAAATGCCCAGTACATCTCCAACTTCCTGCGCGGAGAAAGTGTCGTTGTTGTCTTTCAGAAAATTTTCTACCTCATTGAGGCATTTGAGCTGCAGCCCTTTGGGGATGGCCCGGTTATTCGCCCACGAGGGATCCCTCGTCCGCAGAGAGATCAGTGTGTCAAGGTCTTCCTGCTGCCAAGGCCTCGTTCTGCCGGTAAGGCTCTGATGATATATGTGGTAGTTTCGGAGGGCAAGCCTCAGTCTCTCAAAAGAGAAAGGCTTTATAAGGTATTCAAAGACCCCCTGGCATAGAGCCTTTCTTACAAGGTTCGGATCCTCGCCTGAAGAGGCTACTATGTAGTCAGTCTTCGGAAATTCCTTACGAAGTTCTTCAAGCCCGTCGAGGGCATTAAAATCCTTAAGGTAAAGATCCAAAAGGACCAGATCAGCTTCAACACATCTCATCGAATCAAACATCTGCGTACCGCTGGAGACACATTTGAGTACGGTGAAAGCTTGCTCGGAAGCTATAAGATCTGAATACAACTTCTGAAGCAACGGGTCTGCTTCGGCTATCAGAACTTTTAAAATTCGCAAATCATGTTCCTCCTCTTGTTAAGGAATTCAGAGACAGCACCTAAAACCGTAGATCATACGTTTATCGGGCACTAGGAAGAGGACAAGACATAAGGGAATCTTAAGACAGATCCCCTGAAGTTTGCAGCTCCCCCTTTCCAAGTGCGGGAGGCGCTTCCGTTTCCGGAAACACCCATTGGTCTCTTGCCATTGGAAAAGATCCTTTAGGCAATTTGACTCGGGGTCATACAAAAACATCGACAGCACTAGACTACATCAAGAGGACTCATTCCGTCAAGAAACAGGGGTAAATTGAAGGGTTTATTAAAAACAGCCTTTTTAAGCATCTCAAAGAGTGCATTTTTATCCTCTCTCCAATATAATAAGATCACAAGAACAAAAGGAGGCTTTCCGATGTCAAATCAATGCTGGGGCCCCGAAGATTACAAAAAAGGGGCAGATTTTGTTCCTCTCTTTGGAAGACCGGTTATCGAGCTGCTTGACCCAAAAAAGGAAGAAAAGATCCTTGACCTCGGATGCGGAGACGGCGCTCTGACCAAAGAACTGGCTGACATGGGATGTGATGTTCTCGGTGTCGACTCAAGCCACGAAATGGTAGAAGCCGCAAGATCTCTCGGATTGAAGGCTGAAGTTATTGACGGAGAGCATCTGCATTTCAAGGAAGAGTTCGATGCTGTGATGAGCAACGCAGCCCTTCATTGGATGAATGACCAGTATGCTGTAGTGAGGGGCGTATGGAGAGCTCTCAAACCCGGCGGACGCTTTGCTGCAGAGTGCGGGGGCGAAGGCTGTATCAGGGTGCTCCGGGAAGGAATGAAAATAGCTTTGATTAAGCGCGGGATCGACTACAGGGCCCGGAATCCCTGGAAGTTTCCTGAACTGGGAGAGTTTTCAAAAATCTTGGACAACCAGGGCTTCAAGGTCGCCTACATTGCCAGGATAGACAGGCCCACGCCTCTCAAAAACGGTCTCCGATGCTGGCTCGAGGTATTCGCCAACCGCCACACTGAGGGTTTTTCACAAGAAGAAAAGGAACTCTTTTACAAGGAGGTCGAAGATTACTGCCAACCTCTGCTATACACAGAAGAAAACGGGTGGGTCGCTGACTACGTCAGGCTGCGATTCCTGGCACTAAAACCACAGGTATCGGAATAACTGGATATCGACATGATAAGGAGGGCTCTCATTATTGAGGAGAGCCCTCCTTCCTTATTGTTTTTTTATAAGACAAGATAACGCCAGAAACTTTATAGTCTTACCTGCTTCTTATCCTTTCCAGGTTGTTTTTATATTCAGGAACAGCCTCCCATATTATGTCACCAAGATCGCATGGGAACTCTTCGCAGAAGCCGCAGTGAGGGATCCCTCTGTCAAGAGCACACATTCTGACCCTGCAATCGCTGCATGCCATGCTCTTTGCTCCGGGTCCGGTGCATCCTGTACACTTCATCTTTGATGGCAGTATGAATGAGTTTCCGCTCCGGCCTTCTTCAGCGTCAGCCAGCTTAGAAAGCGTCTCAATATCGTTCCTCTCAGTTGCCCTTAGCGCTTCGCACGAGCCGCAGTCCATGCCGCAGCAGCCTGTCATCTCCATCAGAATATTTCAGAAGAGGGGGATCCTGCGTTTACGATCCCGCTGTTTATAGTTTTACAGCCAATATTTTCCAGTTCGGAAGAAAGCAGTTTCAGTCCCTCTTGTACCGTTTTCCACTCGGTATCGAACGCCTGATCTACAAGAAAGAGTGCTTTTTTTGTACTTTCGGAGAGGGAAGCATCCCTTGTGTCGCGATGGTTCCAGAGCCAGCAGCAGACTTTTTCATCGTCAGCATAAAGAATGTTTTTAGGGGATACATCGATAACGCTGTCTCCCGCACCAAGCGGATAGAACTTTTCACCTTCGCGGCCGTAACGAAGCACCAGATCACCCTTGAGTTTAGCGGTATCATGAGCTCCCATCGGAAGGAGGTTGACCGCCGAAACACAGTCGTAGCAGTCTACCACGTTCGACACGCTCCATATATCGCCCTTGAACGTCCTGCGAAGCAGGGCTTCGAGCGATGACCTGTACTTACTCGGTTTTACACCCATCTTCGAGTATACTTCGCGCCAGCCTGCTACGTCAGGGTGGAGCATCATAGTATCCTGAGATATCCCGATGTCCTTTAGCCTTTCTATGAGGCCCTTCTTCATGTTTTCGACATATTCATTTGAAGGCTCGACTTTGACTTCAGCCAGCAACCAGCCAATCTTGGCATCCGGGAAAACTTCAAATATCCTCTTTTCGATCTCTAATTTCACAGTACGGTGATCCTCCTTTTGTTGTCAGGAATTTATATCTGTCAGTGATCCGACTCTTTTGCACAGAAGAAGAGCAAGCCAGCCAACCGCCCATCCTGCCGCTGTACCCGCAGCCAAAAGCGGCACTATGTAGAGAAGCACCCTGATATCATTCACTACAAGGGCAACAACTGAAACCTGTGCCACATTGAAGGCCCAGGCACCCGCGATACTTATCCATGGCAGGCTGAAGTCATCCCTGAATTTTAAGTATATAAAGGACATGACCGATGCCGACATCAGACCTCCAGCCAGGCTGCAAAGGAGTGCGAACCAATTTCCTGTCATTACCCAGGCAAGGAATACCCTGATAAGGGTAACGGCAAAAGCCTCTTTTACGCCTAAAAGGACCAGCGCCAAAAGGGAGAAGACATTCGCAGCGCCAAGCTTTATTCCCGGAAGCGGCATAGGAAGACTTCCCTCGAACATGTTGAAGACCAAGGCAAATGCAGCAAGCGAACCCGTTATGATAATGTTTTTTAGCTTCATCAGTAGGTCACTCCGTCGACTTCGGATTCTCCTGTAAGTCTGATCACCAACCTATGGGGCAGACATACAGCAGAATCTCCCGGCTTTTTCAGCCATCCCCGCTTAACACAGTCCCTGTCCGGACAGTTTGCCTCAATAACGATTATCCTGCCATCCTCAGTCCTCAACCTGTTGTAACCGCCCTTGTACTCTATAATAAAATCCTTGGCTTGGTCCCCCTTTTTGAGCAATACTCTCTGTAAAAGCTTACCATCCTGTATTATTTCCACATTCATTACATCAGGTGCTGCAGTCATAAATCTGATGCCCCACACAATACTTGAAGCCACAAGTATCACCATAAGGATCTTCAGCATGCCCCTGTCTCCGCGCTTCATTCCCATCACCGGGCCGCCGGCTCTATTTTCATATCAGGATCTTTCAGTATAAAGGCTTCACTGAGACCTTTAGTCACACATACTTTAGTTCCTTCAGGTTTTTTTGTTACGAGGACCGCTTCAATATTTTTCAATTCCCTCAATAGAGCGATACCCCTTTCAAAACCCATAACAAAGAGTGCAGTACTAAGTGCATCTGCATCCGTCGATTCTTCGCTTATTATAGTCACAGAGGCCAGGTCTGACTGAGCTGGATACCCGGTTGCCGGGTTGAAAATATGGTGATATCTAACTCCGCCGGATTCAAAATATCTCTCATATGGTCCTGATGTCACAACAGAAACATCCGACACTTCCGCAATGCCGAAATATTCTCCTCTGGGCATGAATGGATGCTGGAGCCCAAGCTTCCACTTTCCAGGTTTCGGAGAGCTCCCCAAAACTGCTATGTTCCCTCCGAGGTCAATAAGGGCTGACGAGACACCCTCGTTTATAAGCAGGTCCCTTACTTTATCTGTCACATATCCCTTTGCTATTCCCCCGAGATCTATCCTCTGTCCTTTTGCCGTTTGTACGAAAGTCCCTTCCGCTTTATGCACAACAAAGACTTTTCTGAAATTTGTGAGTTCCACAGCTTGCTTCAGCTGTTCAGGACTAGGTATGGCTGCACTCTCAGTTCCAATGCCCCAGAGCTTGACGATTTTTCCGACAGTGGGGTCAAAGGCTCCCTCTGTCCGTTCTGACCATCCAAGCGCCCTTTCCAGAAGAAAGCCTGTCTCTTCTGATACTTTGACCGGATATTTTCCTGATGCTCTGTTCACAAGTGATATGTCCGATGAGGGGATGTTGACCGACAGAAGATTTTCAAGCCTTTCTATTTCTTTCATCGACAAGTCGAGAGCATCGTTCAGCTTTTCACTGTCATCCCCATATAGAGTGATCCTCACGATAGTACCCAGGCGGTATGATTCCCTCTGGGCCTTTATTGGAGTTCGCCAGCCTGTAATGCCCACATACAGGGAAATGAAGAACATAACTGTTACTGCGGCAACTGCAAGATAAACTATGGATCTTGAGGGATTAACTTTAATGTTCATCGCTTTCTGTCTGCCGCCTCCTGACTTTTTCTGATTGGTAGTGTTATATGCATGCCTGTTTATTATAGCAAGATGAGGCCGGAGGGATGCTTCCGCCCCGGCCTCACTTTTTATACTCTAAGAAGATCTTCGTTTTTTAGCTTTGGAGAGTTATTTTTTCCTGGGATCCTTGTATTCCCACCCGCCGGTAGCTTCGAACTCTGCAACCAATGTGACTTTTTCTCCCCTGTAGAGGATACCCCTGATCTCGACTCCGTACTTCGCTCCGCTTGCAAGCCCGTCGATCAGCAGTTCTATTTCATCGTTGTCATACTTTTTGACACGGACCGGATAGGTCTTTCCGTCCTTGTCGGCTACCATAATTTTTTCCTTGCCGTCCCATGTTATCTCATTATCGTGCCCCACTGCATCATCTATGTCTATTTCGAGCTCGTTCCCATTTTTGAACTCCATCTCTCCGACATAAAGCGTCGTTTTCCCTATCGGATCGCTGCTCCCCGGTACAACCGGTCCATCATATTCCGCTTTCCATTGGGGGGACGCGACGAAATAGCTTGTGACCCTTATCTTACTGTGCCTGCCGTAGTTTACATTATCTACCGAAAAAGAATACCTTCCATCCAGCAGGAACTCAGGGACCGTCAGAAAGAAGGTGTCATCGTCATGTTTCCTCAGTTCTGCCTTGACTTCTCGGCCTGAAGCATCCCTTACGGATACTGTCTCCTGTTTTGTCCAAACTATCTGTGCGTCTTTATCTGTCTTGTCTTCAAGGTCGATTTCAACAATACCGCCTTCCCTGAACTTTACCTCCTCAACGTATACATTCTGGGAGGCCAGCACAGAACCAGTCGTAATAAATATTAGACATATACAAACCATCAAAGCTGACATCTGTTTAAACATGACTTGTCACTCCTCCAAGGATCATCACATAGGTAAATATTGATGTAATTTTAACAGTTTGACAAGAAAATGAACACAAAATTCTTGGTGTATGAGGAGAGCTTAGAGAATAGGAGCTATCTTCTGTAAGGTTTATTTGGCAGAGCCCCGTATTCGGGAAGGTATTTCATTGGATCAAGGGCTGTGCCTTTTGCATTGCGGACTTCGAAATGGAGATGGTTTGTCGTTGCTCTCCCTGTCCTGCCGACAGCAGCTATCACGTCTCCCTGTTTCACCCTCTGCCCCACCTTTACGTTCATTGTCGAGCAGTGTGAGTAAAGCGTCCAAAGCTGATCCGAGTGATTTATTATTATGACTCTTCCATAGCCTCTGAAACCCTTTCCCCCCTTTGAGACTACCTCAACGATTCCGTCAAGGACGGCATGGACCGGAGTGCCTTTTGGAGCAACGATGTCTATGCCAAGGTGTTTCCGCCTGCCTTTTGACCTTGTCCTGCTGAAGAGGCTGGAAAGTTCCCCTGATTTCAGGGGCCACTTCATGTCGCTGATGAGAAGAGGTGCGCCTCCGCTGATCATCTCTTCCTCGTCCCATTCAATGTCGCCGGGCGAGCCCAGTTTTCTGTATGCTGTTTCGAGGGGATCTTCCTGAAGGGCCTGATAATCTATCTCTTCTGCGTACAAGTTAGCGGGAGTAAGAAGTATAGAAAGAAGTATGAAACATAAAACATACACTCCTCCGATCCTAAGACCGAACAAGTTTATAAAAGCGCAGTATTTCTGTTTTGTGCTATTTGAAAGGCGATCGTTCGCCTCAGTAATGCGATCCATCAAAGACCTCCCCGTCATTACAGGAACGGTCAGATCATTTTATCACAGAGCTAAGCCCAGGTCTTGGCTATTTGGTCGACCATCTCTTTCATTATCTTCGGGTCGGCCTTGCCGTATCTGCTGCGGAAAGAATGGTCCGCCCCCTCAATAATGAAAAAATGTTTCTCTCTATCCGGCAGGCTTACTTCCCTTAGCACTCCAAGACAGCTTTCCTCGGAAAAGATCTCATCGCAGCTGCCTCTGAAGGATATCAGCCCTCTGGCACTAACATTCGAGAGCATGTCCGCCGTTATCTCTGAGCGGAGAGTTGAAAGGACAGGAAGGGACATCATCCGCGCCTCTACATCTTCGTAGGCAACAAGTCCCGTTCCGCTGAGTATCACCCTTTCCGGAACCTGAGAACCGTCCTTTATACGGCAGTTGATATTATCGGCCGCAGCAGAAAGGGCGATGATCCCGCCAAGTGAAAAACCCCATATCCAGAGCGGTTTTCCCGGCGTTGCTGTTCTGATGTCACATATTGCGTTAAAGACATCCCGCTGCTCCTGCGCAAAAGTCTTTTCTGAAAAGGCTTTTTTGATCCACTGGGATACGTCATTTAAAAAGTCCTGGCGGTTTCTGATCCTTCGGCTCGTCTCCACCAGCCATGGAGTGTATCCCTTCTCTGAAAGCAGCTCGGAAAGGAACCGGAATTTATTGTGTTCTC contains:
- a CDS encoding branched-chain amino acid ABC transporter permease codes for the protein MDAAKEITNVNETPVAKGFAYGLRTGTPIALGYIPSALACGILCKTAGLTALESLFMSLIVFAGASQFVALNLIMIGSAIPEIVLATAVLNMRHVMMSSSIARRLVPGIGALKKSWICFELTDESFSIASMQKEPLLAPEFMFGLNIVGHCTWVIGTVLGFYGTSVLPQNVQDSMGIALYALFIGLLLPSVRKSRSALIVAAAGMGLSALIKWTPCFADMNRGIAIMTATGLAALLGAVVFPLEKKKEEVR
- a CDS encoding SAM-dependent methyltransferase, with the translated sequence MSNQCWGPEDYKKGADFVPLFGRPVIELLDPKKEEKILDLGCGDGALTKELADMGCDVLGVDSSHEMVEAARSLGLKAEVIDGEHLHFKEEFDAVMSNAALHWMNDQYAVVRGVWRALKPGGRFAAECGGEGCIRVLREGMKIALIKRGIDYRARNPWKFPELGEFSKILDNQGFKVAYIARIDRPTPLKNGLRCWLEVFANRHTEGFSQEEKELFYKEVEDYCQPLLYTEENGWVADYVRLRFLALKPQVSE
- a CDS encoding heptaprenyl diphosphate synthase; this translates as MKLKNIIITGSLAAFALVFNMFEGSLPMPLPGIKLGAANVFSLLALVLLGVKEAFAVTLIRVFLAWVMTGNWFALLCSLAGGLMSASVMSFIYLKFRDDFSLPWISIAGAWAFNVAQVSVVALVVNDIRVLLYIVPLLAAGTAAGWAVGWLALLLCKRVGSLTDINS
- a CDS encoding NusG domain II-containing protein, which produces MGMKRGDRGMLKILMVILVASSIVWGIRFMTAAPDVMNVEIIQDGKLLQRVLLKKGDQAKDFIIEYKGGYNRLRTEDGRIIVIEANCPDRDCVKRGWLKKPGDSAVCLPHRLVIRLTGESEVDGVTY
- a CDS encoding thiamine biosynthesis protein ApbE, whose protein sequence is MNIKVNPSRSIVYLAVAAVTVMFFISLYVGITGWRTPIKAQRESYRLGTIVRITLYGDDSEKLNDALDLSMKEIERLENLLSVNIPSSDISLVNRASGKYPVKVSEETGFLLERALGWSERTEGAFDPTVGKIVKLWGIGTESAAIPSPEQLKQAVELTNFRKVFVVHKAEGTFVQTAKGQRIDLGGIAKGYVTDKVRDLLINEGVSSALIDLGGNIAVLGSSPKPGKWKLGLQHPFMPRGEYFGIAEVSDVSVVTSGPYERYFESGGVRYHHIFNPATGYPAQSDLASVTIISEESTDADALSTALFVMGFERGIALLRELKNIEAVLVTKKPEGTKVCVTKGLSEAFILKDPDMKIEPAAR